The Mustela erminea isolate mMusErm1 chromosome 6, mMusErm1.Pri, whole genome shotgun sequence genome includes a region encoding these proteins:
- the PANX2 gene encoding pannexin-2 isoform X2, whose protein sequence is MHHLLEQSADMATALLAGEKLRELILPGAQDDKAGALAALLLQLKLELPFDRVVTIGTVLVPILLVTLVFTKNFAEEPIYCYTPHNFTRDQALYARGYCWTELRDALPGVDASLWPSLFEHKLLPYSLLAFAAIMYVPALGWEFLASTRLTSELNFLLQEIDNCYHRAAEGRAPKIEKQIQSKGPGITERERREIIENAEKEKSPEQNLFEKYLERRGRSNFLAKLYLARHLLILLLSVAPISYLCTYYATQKQNEFTCALGAAPDGPAGAGPAVRVSCKLPSVQLQRIVAGVDIVLLCAMNLIILVNLIHLFIFRKSNFIFDKLHKVGIKTRRQWRRSQFCDINILAMFCNENRDHIKSLNRLDFITNESDLMYDNVVRQLLAALAQSNHDATPTVRDAGVQTADPSANPAEPDGAAEPPVVKRPRRKMKWIPTGNPLPQPFKEPLAIMRVDNSKADKPKPVRRKTATDTLIAPLLDAGARAAHHYKGGGADAGPAPDKKHARHFSLDVHPYILGTKKAKPEAVPAAALPASRSQEGGFLSQAEECALGLAAAPTKDTPLPEKEILYPAEPARAALPSGGPFHVCSPPAAPTTAPLSPASLGKADPLAILSRNATHPLLHIGTLYEAREEEDGGPRAAPDVGSLIAIPPPQQILIATFDEPRTVVSTVEF, encoded by the exons atgcaCCACCTCCTGGAGCAGTCCGCGGACATGGCGACGGCGCTGCTGGCCGGGGAGAAGCTGCGCGAGCTGATCCTGCCCGGCGCGCAGGACGACAAGGCGGGCGCGTTGGCCGCGCTGCTGCTGCAGCTCAAGCTCGAGCTGCCCTTCGACCGCGTGGTCACCATCGGCACCGTGCTCGTCCCCATCCTGCTGGTCACCCTGGTATTCACCAAGAACTTCGCAG AGGAGCCCATTTACTGCTACACGCCGCACAACTTCACTCGCGACCAGGCGCTGTATGCTCGCGGCTACTGCTGGACGGAGCTGCGGGACGCACTGCCCGGCGTGGACGCCAGCCTGTGGCCGTCGCTGTTTGAGCACAAGCTGCTGCCCTACTCGCTGCTGGCCTTCGCGGCCATCATGTATGTGCCGGCCCTGGGCTGGGAGTTCCTGGCCTCCACCCGCCTCACCTCCGAGCTCAACTTCCTGCTGCAGGAGATCGACAACTGCTACCACCGCGCGGCCGAGGGCCGCGCCCCCAAGATCGAAAAGCAGATCCAGTCCAAGGGGCCCGGCATCACGGAGCGCGAGCGGCGCGAGATCATCGAGAACGCGGAGAAGGAGAAGAGCCCCGAGCAGAACCTGTTCGAGAAGTACCTGGAGCGCCGCGGCCGCAGCAACTTCCTGGCCAAGCTGTACCTGGCGCGGCACCTGCTCATCCTGCTGCTCAGCGTGGCGCCCATCTCCTACCTGTGCACCTACTACGCCACCCAGAAGCAGAACGAGTTCACGTGCGCCCTGGGCGCGGCCCCCGACGGGCCGGCCGGCGCGGGCCCCGCGGTGCGCGTCAGCTGCAAGCTGCCGTCGGTGCAGCTGCAGCGCATCGTGGCCGGCGTGGACATCGTGCTGCTGTGCGCCATGAACCTCATCATCCTCGTCAACCTCATCCACCTGTTCATCTTCCGCAAGAGCAACTTCATCTTCGACAAGCTGCACAAGGTGGGCATCAAGACGCGCCGGCAGTGGCGCCGCTCCCAGTTCTGCGACATCAACATCCTGGCCATGTTCTGCAACGAGAACCGTGACCACATCAAGTCGCTCAACCGCCTGGACTTCATCACCAACGAGAGCGACCTCATGTACGACAACGTGGTGCGGCAGCTGCTGGCCGCGCTGGCCCAGTCCAACCACGACGCCACGCCCACCGTGCGCGACGCGGGGGTGCAGACGGCCGACCCCAGCGCCAACCCCGCCGAGCCCGACGGCGCCGCCGAGCCGCCCGTCGTCAAGCGGCCGCGCAGGAAGATGAAGTGGATCCCCACGGGCAACCCGCTGCCGCAGCCCTTCAAGGAGCCGCTGGCCATCATGCGCGTGGACAACAGCAAGGCCGACAAGCCCAAGCCCGTGCGCCGCAAGACGGCCACGGACACGCTGATCGCGCCGCTGCTGGACGCGGGCGCGCGCGCCGCGCACCACTACAAGGGCGGCGGGGCCGACGCGGGGCCGGCGCCCGACAAGAAGCACGCGCGCCACTTCTCCCTGGACGTGCACCCCTACATCCTGGGCACCAAGAAGGCCAAGCCCGAGGCCGTGCCCGCCGCCGCCCTGCCCGCCTCCCGGAGCCAGGAAGGGGGTTTCCTGTCCCAGGCGGAGGAGTGCGCGCTGGGCTTGGCCGCAGCACCCACCAAAG ACACTCCGCTCCCTGAGAAGGAGATCCTGTACCCAGCAGAGCCCGCCCGGGCGGCGCTTCCTTCCGGGGGCCCATTTCACGTCTGCTCGCCCCCAGCGGCCCCCACCACGGCCCCTCTGTCGCCAGCCAGTCTGGGCAAAGCCGACCCCCTCGCCATCCTGAGCCGCAACGCCACGCACCCGCTGCTGCACATCGGCACGCTGTACGAAGCCCGGGAGGAGGAGGACGGGGGTCCCCGCGCGGCCCCGGACGTGGGCAGTCTCATTGCCATCCCCCCCCCGCAGCAGATCCTCATCGCCACGTTCGACGAGCCGAGGACGGTAGTGAGTACCGTGGAGTTCTGA
- the PANX2 gene encoding pannexin-2 isoform X3: MYVPALGWEFLASTRLTSELNFLLQEIDNCYHRAAEGRAPKIEKQIQSKGPGITERERREIIENAEKEKSPEQNLFEKYLERRGRSNFLAKLYLARHLLILLLSVAPISYLCTYYATQKQNEFTCALGAAPDGPAGAGPAVRVSCKLPSVQLQRIVAGVDIVLLCAMNLIILVNLIHLFIFRKSNFIFDKLHKVGIKTRRQWRRSQFCDINILAMFCNENRDHIKSLNRLDFITNESDLMYDNVVRQLLAALAQSNHDATPTVRDAGVQTADPSANPAEPDGAAEPPVVKRPRRKMKWIPTGNPLPQPFKEPLAIMRVDNSKADKPKPVRRKTATDTLIAPLLDAGARAAHHYKGGGADAGPAPDKKHARHFSLDVHPYILGTKKAKPEAVPAAALPASRSQEGGFLSQAEECALGLAAAPTKDTPLPEKEILYPAEPARAALPSGGPFHVCSPPAAPTTAPLSPASLGKADPLAILSRNATHPLLHIGTLYEAREEEDGGPRAAPDVGSLIAIPPPQQILIATFDEPRTVVSTVEF; the protein is encoded by the exons ATGTATGTGCCGGCCCTGGGCTGGGAGTTCCTGGCCTCCACCCGCCTCACCTCCGAGCTCAACTTCCTGCTGCAGGAGATCGACAACTGCTACCACCGCGCGGCCGAGGGCCGCGCCCCCAAGATCGAAAAGCAGATCCAGTCCAAGGGGCCCGGCATCACGGAGCGCGAGCGGCGCGAGATCATCGAGAACGCGGAGAAGGAGAAGAGCCCCGAGCAGAACCTGTTCGAGAAGTACCTGGAGCGCCGCGGCCGCAGCAACTTCCTGGCCAAGCTGTACCTGGCGCGGCACCTGCTCATCCTGCTGCTCAGCGTGGCGCCCATCTCCTACCTGTGCACCTACTACGCCACCCAGAAGCAGAACGAGTTCACGTGCGCCCTGGGCGCGGCCCCCGACGGGCCGGCCGGCGCGGGCCCCGCGGTGCGCGTCAGCTGCAAGCTGCCGTCGGTGCAGCTGCAGCGCATCGTGGCCGGCGTGGACATCGTGCTGCTGTGCGCCATGAACCTCATCATCCTCGTCAACCTCATCCACCTGTTCATCTTCCGCAAGAGCAACTTCATCTTCGACAAGCTGCACAAGGTGGGCATCAAGACGCGCCGGCAGTGGCGCCGCTCCCAGTTCTGCGACATCAACATCCTGGCCATGTTCTGCAACGAGAACCGTGACCACATCAAGTCGCTCAACCGCCTGGACTTCATCACCAACGAGAGCGACCTCATGTACGACAACGTGGTGCGGCAGCTGCTGGCCGCGCTGGCCCAGTCCAACCACGACGCCACGCCCACCGTGCGCGACGCGGGGGTGCAGACGGCCGACCCCAGCGCCAACCCCGCCGAGCCCGACGGCGCCGCCGAGCCGCCCGTCGTCAAGCGGCCGCGCAGGAAGATGAAGTGGATCCCCACGGGCAACCCGCTGCCGCAGCCCTTCAAGGAGCCGCTGGCCATCATGCGCGTGGACAACAGCAAGGCCGACAAGCCCAAGCCCGTGCGCCGCAAGACGGCCACGGACACGCTGATCGCGCCGCTGCTGGACGCGGGCGCGCGCGCCGCGCACCACTACAAGGGCGGCGGGGCCGACGCGGGGCCGGCGCCCGACAAGAAGCACGCGCGCCACTTCTCCCTGGACGTGCACCCCTACATCCTGGGCACCAAGAAGGCCAAGCCCGAGGCCGTGCCCGCCGCCGCCCTGCCCGCCTCCCGGAGCCAGGAAGGGGGTTTCCTGTCCCAGGCGGAGGAGTGCGCGCTGGGCTTGGCCGCAGCACCCACCAAAG ACACTCCGCTCCCTGAGAAGGAGATCCTGTACCCAGCAGAGCCCGCCCGGGCGGCGCTTCCTTCCGGGGGCCCATTTCACGTCTGCTCGCCCCCAGCGGCCCCCACCACGGCCCCTCTGTCGCCAGCCAGTCTGGGCAAAGCCGACCCCCTCGCCATCCTGAGCCGCAACGCCACGCACCCGCTGCTGCACATCGGCACGCTGTACGAAGCCCGGGAGGAGGAGGACGGGGGTCCCCGCGCGGCCCCGGACGTGGGCAGTCTCATTGCCATCCCCCCCCCGCAGCAGATCCTCATCGCCACGTTCGACGAGCCGAGGACGGTAGTGAGTACCGTGGAGTTCTGA
- the PANX2 gene encoding pannexin-2 isoform X1, whose amino-acid sequence MQTVHIERGTPGLQRRSVPGGLYPHPVPWPATVCVGVSRVRPHTQPPVGHTGDRASPGTRAFLLGEQPSLVCLARSPAPSPAPQRPSAPARVSSLPSEEPIYCYTPHNFTRDQALYARGYCWTELRDALPGVDASLWPSLFEHKLLPYSLLAFAAIMYVPALGWEFLASTRLTSELNFLLQEIDNCYHRAAEGRAPKIEKQIQSKGPGITERERREIIENAEKEKSPEQNLFEKYLERRGRSNFLAKLYLARHLLILLLSVAPISYLCTYYATQKQNEFTCALGAAPDGPAGAGPAVRVSCKLPSVQLQRIVAGVDIVLLCAMNLIILVNLIHLFIFRKSNFIFDKLHKVGIKTRRQWRRSQFCDINILAMFCNENRDHIKSLNRLDFITNESDLMYDNVVRQLLAALAQSNHDATPTVRDAGVQTADPSANPAEPDGAAEPPVVKRPRRKMKWIPTGNPLPQPFKEPLAIMRVDNSKADKPKPVRRKTATDTLIAPLLDAGARAAHHYKGGGADAGPAPDKKHARHFSLDVHPYILGTKKAKPEAVPAAALPASRSQEGGFLSQAEECALGLAAAPTKDTPLPEKEILYPAEPARAALPSGGPFHVCSPPAAPTTAPLSPASLGKADPLAILSRNATHPLLHIGTLYEAREEEDGGPRAAPDVGSLIAIPPPQQILIATFDEPRTVVSTVEF is encoded by the exons ATGCAGACTGTACACATAGAGAGAGGGACTCCAGGCTTGCAGCGCAGGTCAGTCCCTGGGGGGCTGTACCCCCACCCTGTGCCCTGGCCAGCCACTGTATGTGTGGGGGTCTCCAGGGTGAGACCCCACACCCAGCCACCAGTCGGTCATACAGGGGACCGTGCATCTCCTGGGACCCGGGCGTTTCTGCTGGGGGAACAGCCGTCCCTGGTGTGTCTGGCGcgttcccccgccccctccccagcgcCCCAGCGCCCCAGCGCCCCAGCCCGAGTGTCCTCTCTGCCCTCAGAGGAGCCCATTTACTGCTACACGCCGCACAACTTCACTCGCGACCAGGCGCTGTATGCTCGCGGCTACTGCTGGACGGAGCTGCGGGACGCACTGCCCGGCGTGGACGCCAGCCTGTGGCCGTCGCTGTTTGAGCACAAGCTGCTGCCCTACTCGCTGCTGGCCTTCGCGGCCATCATGTATGTGCCGGCCCTGGGCTGGGAGTTCCTGGCCTCCACCCGCCTCACCTCCGAGCTCAACTTCCTGCTGCAGGAGATCGACAACTGCTACCACCGCGCGGCCGAGGGCCGCGCCCCCAAGATCGAAAAGCAGATCCAGTCCAAGGGGCCCGGCATCACGGAGCGCGAGCGGCGCGAGATCATCGAGAACGCGGAGAAGGAGAAGAGCCCCGAGCAGAACCTGTTCGAGAAGTACCTGGAGCGCCGCGGCCGCAGCAACTTCCTGGCCAAGCTGTACCTGGCGCGGCACCTGCTCATCCTGCTGCTCAGCGTGGCGCCCATCTCCTACCTGTGCACCTACTACGCCACCCAGAAGCAGAACGAGTTCACGTGCGCCCTGGGCGCGGCCCCCGACGGGCCGGCCGGCGCGGGCCCCGCGGTGCGCGTCAGCTGCAAGCTGCCGTCGGTGCAGCTGCAGCGCATCGTGGCCGGCGTGGACATCGTGCTGCTGTGCGCCATGAACCTCATCATCCTCGTCAACCTCATCCACCTGTTCATCTTCCGCAAGAGCAACTTCATCTTCGACAAGCTGCACAAGGTGGGCATCAAGACGCGCCGGCAGTGGCGCCGCTCCCAGTTCTGCGACATCAACATCCTGGCCATGTTCTGCAACGAGAACCGTGACCACATCAAGTCGCTCAACCGCCTGGACTTCATCACCAACGAGAGCGACCTCATGTACGACAACGTGGTGCGGCAGCTGCTGGCCGCGCTGGCCCAGTCCAACCACGACGCCACGCCCACCGTGCGCGACGCGGGGGTGCAGACGGCCGACCCCAGCGCCAACCCCGCCGAGCCCGACGGCGCCGCCGAGCCGCCCGTCGTCAAGCGGCCGCGCAGGAAGATGAAGTGGATCCCCACGGGCAACCCGCTGCCGCAGCCCTTCAAGGAGCCGCTGGCCATCATGCGCGTGGACAACAGCAAGGCCGACAAGCCCAAGCCCGTGCGCCGCAAGACGGCCACGGACACGCTGATCGCGCCGCTGCTGGACGCGGGCGCGCGCGCCGCGCACCACTACAAGGGCGGCGGGGCCGACGCGGGGCCGGCGCCCGACAAGAAGCACGCGCGCCACTTCTCCCTGGACGTGCACCCCTACATCCTGGGCACCAAGAAGGCCAAGCCCGAGGCCGTGCCCGCCGCCGCCCTGCCCGCCTCCCGGAGCCAGGAAGGGGGTTTCCTGTCCCAGGCGGAGGAGTGCGCGCTGGGCTTGGCCGCAGCACCCACCAAAG ACACTCCGCTCCCTGAGAAGGAGATCCTGTACCCAGCAGAGCCCGCCCGGGCGGCGCTTCCTTCCGGGGGCCCATTTCACGTCTGCTCGCCCCCAGCGGCCCCCACCACGGCCCCTCTGTCGCCAGCCAGTCTGGGCAAAGCCGACCCCCTCGCCATCCTGAGCCGCAACGCCACGCACCCGCTGCTGCACATCGGCACGCTGTACGAAGCCCGGGAGGAGGAGGACGGGGGTCCCCGCGCGGCCCCGGACGTGGGCAGTCTCATTGCCATCCCCCCCCCGCAGCAGATCCTCATCGCCACGTTCGACGAGCCGAGGACGGTAGTGAGTACCGTGGAGTTCTGA